A genomic segment from Bacteroidota bacterium encodes:
- a CDS encoding choice-of-anchor B family protein: MMECANIRLSRLLGLLVLLLAGAGASAQNGVTLLDTLNRSHGLSPQGTRYSACWGWVSPDGREYALIGVYSGTSIIDLNVSPIREIAFVPGPTASYCYREIKTYRHYAYIVSEGGRGVQIVDLSRLPDTTGLLVREFNYVNGSRNTLTSHTVTLADGYLYLNGSNGWSPSGMIIFSLKNDPTNPEYVGEYQPMYIHDSYVRNDTLYAAAIYGGGGLYVVNISNKTNPQLIRKISYTGSGTHHAWATIDGRYALTTDEIGSTVSSLKVWDMQNLGSGPPYTPIASFTANPSRKIHNVHGRGHYAYISHYTEGMYVLDMHNPTSPVVSGFYDSYPAPGPASGFDGCWGVYPYFPSGRWIGSDMQTGLYLFSFSGLAPRLRSPLLAPANSDTFAQGVAKTFRWRSAANQAEDPHYYQLHIWGPGLDTLLTTRDTSLTVTPFASMQHGQTYRWHIWIRDEFTDVSSPDTFQVVYKAASSSTPAPESPLTFTLSQNYPNPFNPATTLEYSIPATSHVELAVYSTLGELVATLVNEVQAAGVKSVSFDAGNLPSGVYLYRLRAGGNAIHKKMMIVR, encoded by the coding sequence ATGATGGAGTGTGCAAACATCCGGCTCAGCCGGCTGTTGGGGTTGCTTGTTCTCTTGCTTGCAGGAGCGGGAGCTTCAGCCCAGAACGGCGTAACGTTGCTTGATACACTGAACCGATCTCACGGCCTTTCGCCGCAAGGCACACGGTACTCGGCATGCTGGGGTTGGGTTTCTCCCGATGGCCGCGAGTACGCTCTTATCGGCGTATACTCCGGAACCTCTATTATCGATCTGAACGTGTCGCCGATTCGCGAGATTGCCTTTGTGCCCGGCCCGACGGCTTCGTATTGCTATCGCGAGATCAAGACGTACAGGCACTATGCGTACATTGTCTCGGAAGGCGGGCGGGGCGTGCAGATTGTCGATCTCTCGCGCCTTCCCGACACGACTGGGCTCCTCGTCCGCGAATTCAATTATGTGAACGGCTCACGCAACACCCTCACTTCTCACACGGTGACCCTTGCGGACGGATATCTGTATTTGAACGGATCCAACGGATGGTCACCGTCCGGAATGATCATCTTCTCTCTCAAGAATGATCCCACCAACCCGGAATATGTCGGCGAATACCAGCCGATGTACATTCACGATTCGTACGTCCGTAATGATACACTGTACGCCGCTGCCATTTACGGCGGCGGAGGATTGTACGTCGTAAATATCAGCAACAAAACCAATCCGCAGCTCATCAGGAAGATCTCGTACACCGGCAGCGGAACGCATCACGCGTGGGCAACAATTGACGGTCGCTACGCTTTGACAACAGACGAGATCGGCTCGACCGTTTCCAGTCTGAAGGTATGGGATATGCAGAATCTCGGAAGCGGCCCGCCATACACACCTATCGCCTCATTCACTGCGAATCCGTCACGGAAAATTCACAACGTTCATGGCCGCGGCCACTATGCGTACATCTCACATTATACAGAGGGGATGTACGTGCTGGACATGCACAACCCGACTTCGCCTGTCGTTTCAGGCTTCTATGATTCATACCCAGCTCCCGGCCCTGCCAGCGGGTTTGACGGTTGCTGGGGAGTGTATCCCTATTTTCCTTCAGGGAGATGGATTGGATCGGATATGCAGACGGGGTTGTATCTATTCAGCTTTAGCGGGCTCGCGCCGCGTTTGCGCTCGCCCCTCCTGGCTCCCGCCAACAGCGATACATTCGCTCAGGGTGTTGCAAAGACTTTCCGGTGGAGGTCGGCCGCGAATCAGGCCGAAGATCCGCACTATTATCAATTACATATATGGGGACCGGGACTCGACACGCTTCTCACAACGCGCGACACGTCGTTGACTGTCACGCCATTCGCGTCAATGCAACACGGGCAGACGTATCGCTGGCATATCTGGATCAGGGATGAATTTACGGATGTTTCGAGTCCCGATACGTTTCAGGTCGTGTACAAGGCCGCAAGTTCTTCAACTCCCGCGCCTGAAAGTCCGTTGACATTTACTCTCTCTCAGAACTATCCAAATCCGTTCAATCCGGCAACAACGCTTGAGTATTCGATTCCCGCAACTTCACACGTTGAACTTGCGGTGTATTCGACTCTCGGCGAGTTGGTAGCGACACTGGTCAACGAAGTGCAGGCTGCCGGCGTGAAATCTGTATCATTCGATGCGGGCAACCTGCCGAGCGGCGTCTATCTCTACCGCTTGCGGGCGGGCGGCAATGCGATACACAAGAAAATGATGATTGTTCGATAG